A part of Kitasatospora acidiphila genomic DNA contains:
- the mscL gene encoding large conductance mechanosensitive channel protein MscL — protein MFKGFKKFVMRGNVVDLAVAFVMGAAFVAVVNSLVNDLLTPLIAAIFGKQDFSALSFTIHHSLFRYGAFINAVISFILIAATLYFFVVAPLNAYNDRKRRKAGLPQAEEPLTEVELLTQMRDLMRTPPPRV, from the coding sequence ATGTTCAAGGGCTTCAAGAAGTTCGTCATGCGCGGGAACGTGGTCGACCTGGCCGTCGCCTTCGTCATGGGTGCCGCGTTCGTGGCGGTGGTGAACAGCCTGGTCAACGACCTGCTGACGCCGTTGATCGCCGCGATCTTCGGCAAGCAGGACTTCTCCGCGCTCAGCTTCACGATCCACCACAGCCTCTTCCGCTACGGCGCCTTCATCAACGCCGTCATCTCGTTCATCCTGATCGCCGCCACGCTCTACTTCTTCGTGGTGGCACCGCTGAACGCGTACAACGATCGCAAGCGCCGCAAGGCCGGACTGCCGCAGGCCGAGGAGCCGCTGACCGAGGTCGAGCTGCTCACCCAGATGCGCGACCTGATGCGCACCCCGCCGCCGCGCGTCTGA
- a CDS encoding adenosine kinase — translation MERQTDVLVLGGAGVDSIVHVPELPLPYADSYPVPRIETRAGQTGDFVALGLHALGLRTHHLDLLGDDHEGELVRRLHRDRGLALTTFPLPGGTRRAVNLVGPDGRRLSLYDASRTEAADRLPVEAVRALAAASRHVHVSITQPCAEALPELGGSGVTVSTDLHDWDGSDSYHQPFADAADLVFVSTAKLADPERTMRRIVERGRARAVVATAGAEGSYLLVDGELTHTPAVAPPDPVVDSNGAGDAFAAGFLFGWLAGESPQRCARYGAITGAHACTVPATGVDPLGRAELLARAARLG, via the coding sequence ATGGAACGTCAGACCGATGTGCTGGTGCTGGGCGGCGCGGGAGTGGACAGCATCGTGCACGTCCCCGAACTGCCGCTGCCGTACGCGGACAGCTATCCGGTGCCGCGCATCGAGACCCGCGCCGGGCAGACCGGGGACTTCGTCGCGCTCGGCCTGCACGCGCTCGGCCTGCGCACCCACCATCTGGACCTCCTCGGCGACGACCACGAGGGCGAGTTGGTCCGGCGGCTGCACCGGGACCGGGGGCTCGCGCTGACCACCTTCCCGCTGCCGGGCGGCACCCGACGTGCCGTCAACCTGGTCGGCCCGGACGGGCGCCGGCTCTCGCTCTACGACGCCTCGCGCACCGAGGCGGCCGACCGGCTGCCCGTCGAGGCGGTCCGCGCGCTGGCGGCCGCCAGCCGCCATGTGCACGTGTCGATCACCCAGCCGTGTGCCGAGGCGCTGCCGGAGCTGGGCGGGTCGGGAGTGACGGTCTCCACCGACCTGCACGACTGGGACGGCTCCGACTCCTACCACCAGCCGTTCGCCGACGCGGCCGACCTGGTCTTCGTCTCCACCGCCAAGCTGGCCGACCCGGAGCGGACCATGCGGCGGATCGTCGAGCGCGGTCGGGCCCGGGCAGTCGTCGCCACGGCCGGCGCCGAAGGCAGCTACCTGCTGGTGGACGGCGAGTTGACGCACACGCCGGCCGTGGCGCCACCGGACCCGGTGGTCGACTCCAACGGCGCGGGGGACGCGTTCGCCGCCGGGTTCCTGTTCGGCTGGCTGGCGGGGGAGTCACCGCAGCGGTGCGCGCGCTACGGCGCGATCACCGGGGCACACGCCTGCACCGTGCCGGCCACCGGCGTGGATCCGCTCGGGCGGGCCGAACTGCTGGCCCGGGCCGCCCGGTTGGGCTGA
- a CDS encoding cupin domain-containing protein encodes MRVIDLVATAAELPQVWTSDQVARVGTGEIRVLRMDGAELPWEVHEMDEALMVVTGRLNLELAGLEVPVGAGRLMVVPAGTDHRVAAGSWGTLVLLPAAPVTMAPDPGRTTETP; translated from the coding sequence ATGCGCGTGATCGATCTGGTGGCAACGGCGGCCGAGTTGCCGCAGGTCTGGACGTCCGACCAGGTGGCCCGGGTGGGCACCGGCGAGATCCGGGTGCTGCGCATGGACGGCGCTGAACTGCCGTGGGAGGTCCACGAGATGGACGAGGCGCTGATGGTGGTGACCGGTCGGCTCAACCTGGAGCTGGCCGGACTGGAGGTGCCGGTGGGGGCCGGTCGGCTGATGGTGGTCCCGGCGGGCACCGACCACCGGGTGGCGGCGGGCAGTTGGGGCACCCTGGTGCTGCTTCCGGCCGCACCTGTCACAATGGCCCCCGATCCGGGCCGGACCACCGAGACGCCATGA